Proteins encoded together in one Microplitis mediator isolate UGA2020A chromosome 7, iyMicMedi2.1, whole genome shotgun sequence window:
- the LOC130671938 gene encoding uncharacterized protein LOC130671938 — translation MLNKIGESFELTNNEDEAIARVAKGTFAYYENIHTLKEVRAKRQLLEFDEKNQASKNSKNLNVDRDLHIMEECIINMPISIGMDKNSPLKPQVDRVINKIVESGLVKKWLTDVTEWSKIVEIKSESQGPKALIDLRKLYGIFVALGIGYFLSFITLIAENLYWRRIIIKNPRYDKYQMDLFYSYSRN, via the coding sequence ATGCTAAATAAAATTGGCGAGAGTTTTGAGTTAACAAATAATGAAGATGAAGCAATTGCTCGAGTTGCAAAAGGAACATTTGCCTACTACGAAAATATTCATACTTTAAAAGAAGTAAGGGCAAAGAGACAACTTTTagaatttgatgaaaaaaatcagGCTTCGAAAAACAGTAAAAACCTAAATGTTGATAGAGATTTGCATATTATGGAAGAGTGTATAATTAATATGCCGATATCTATCGGAATGGATAAAAATTCTCCACTAAAGCCACAAGTTGAtcgtgtaattaataaaatagtggAATCTGGACTAGTAAAAAAATGGCTGACTGATGTAACGGAGTGGTCGAAAATAGTTGAAATCAAATCTGAATCTCAAGGACCAAAAGCTCTCATAGATCTCCGAAAACTTTATGGTATTTTCGTAGCACTTGgcattggatattttttaagttttataacACTTATTGCTGAAAACCTTTATTGGAGacgtattattataaaaaatccaaGATATGATAAATACCAAATGGATCTTTTTTATAGCTATTCgagaaattga